The genome window TTTAATGCATTATTTTTTTTTGAATAAAATGATAATGATTATCAATTTCCTTGCAAAGGAGTATGGATATTATGCAAAAAAGAAGGTTGGCACTTTCTATGATGAAAAATTTACAGTCAGGCATAGTTGTAGCAATCAATGGAGGTGGAGGGATGCATGCAAGGCTTGAAGCTCTGGGCATTCGTGTAGGGTCAAGAATCAAAAAGAAAAGTGCGCTGATTGGATTCGGTCCTGTTATAGTTTCAGTAGGAAATACTGAAATTGCCATAGGGTACGGAATGGCTTCGAGAATTTTTGTGGAGGTGGATGATCAGTGAAGATTCTTCTTATAGGTAATCCCAATGTGGGGAAAAGTGCCATATTTAGCCATCTTACAGGAGTGAGTGTTACAACATCAAATTATCCGGGTACTACAGTGCAATATACAAAGGGATATTTAACATATAATGGGAGGAAATATGAGGTTATTGATGTCCCAGGAACATACCGGCTTGATCCTGA of Bacillota bacterium contains these proteins:
- a CDS encoding ferrous iron transport protein A gives rise to the protein MQKRRLALSMMKNLQSGIVVAINGGGGMHARLEALGIRVGSRIKKKSALIGFGPVIVSVGNTEIAIGYGMASRIFVEVDDQ